One genomic window of Arachis stenosperma cultivar V10309 chromosome 10, arast.V10309.gnm1.PFL2, whole genome shotgun sequence includes the following:
- the LOC130958142 gene encoding uncharacterized protein LOC130958142 — MATGARCRGGSAVVSETLQLQGKIVISPSIKYYYKRSSCGPLRVRASTADSSSDFAKRMERAWLISQQPKPIACSSCNSKGHIECKWCSGTGFFIIGDNMLCEVPSKNTSCVICSAKGSMCCSDCQGTGFRARWLEHPPSSQ, encoded by the exons ATGGCCACGGGTGCTAGGTGTCGCGGTGGGTCTGCGGTGGTTTCCGAAACGTTGCAATTACAGGGTAAAATTGTCATATCACCTTCAATCAAATACTACTATAAGAGAAGTAGTTGTGGGCCGTTAAGAGTGCGCGCGTCCACGGCTGATTCTTCCTCCGATTTCGCAAAGCGCATGGAACGCGCCTGGTTAATCTCTCAG CAACCAAAACCGATTGCGTGTTCATCTTGCAACTCAAAAGGGCATATCGAATGTAAATGGTGTAGTGGTACTGGTTTCTTTATTATTGGCGATAACATGCTTTGTGAAGTTCCTTCTAAAAACACCAGCTGTGTCATTTGTTCTGCCAAG GGATCAATGTGCTGCTCTGATTGTCAGGGAACAGGTTTTCGTGCTAGGTGGTTGGAACACCCCCCTTCTTCACAATAG